A genomic window from Chaetodon auriga isolate fChaAug3 chromosome 13, fChaAug3.hap1, whole genome shotgun sequence includes:
- the uchl3 gene encoding ubiquitin carboxyl-terminal hydrolase isozyme L3 isoform X2: MDCPRWLPLESNPEVMTKFVNCLGMRPTWQFGDVYGLDPELLSMVPRPVCAVLLLFPVTEKYENFKQEEEEKLKDQPQEVSPDVYFIKQTIGNACGTIGLIHAVANNKAHLEFEPDSALKKFLEQTSKMTPEERATFLEKDESIRVTHESSAQEGQTEAPSLDEKVNLHFIAFVNVGGQLYELDGRKPFPIVHGKTSEDTFLEDAVAVCKIFMARDPQEVRFTIIALSKDSY; the protein is encoded by the exons ATGGACTGTCCACGCTGGTTGCCTCTGGAGTCAAATCCAGAA gtCATGACAAAG TTTGTCAATTGTTTGGGTATGAGACCAACCTGGCAATTTGGAGATGTATATGGATTGGATCCAGAGCTTCTCAGCATGGTGCCAAGACCAGTGTGTGCAGTGCTGCTTCTCTTCCCGGTGACAGAGAAG TATGAAAATTTCaagcaagaagaggaagaaaaactcAAGGATCAGCCACAGGAGGTCTCTCCAGATGTCTACTTCATTAAGCAAACCATTGGAAATGCCTGTGGAACAATAGGATTAATTCATGCAGTGGCAAACAACAAGGCACACCTGGAATTTG aGCCAGATTCTGCTCTTAAGAAATTCCTTGAACAGACCTCTAAAATGACCCCAGAGGAAAGGGCCACCTTCCTGGAAAAAGATGAG agtaTACGTGTTACACATGAATCCAGTGCACAGGAGGGACAGACTGAG GCTCCGAGTTTAGACGAGAAAGTGAATCTGCATTTTATAGCTTTTGTGAATGTTGGCGGACAGTTATATGAACTGG ATGGCCGGAAGCCTTTCCCTATTGTCCACGGAAAAACTTCAGAGGATACTTTTCTCGAG GATGCTGTAGCGGTTTGTAAGATCTTCATGGCTCGCGACCCTCAGGAGGTTCGTTTCACCATCATTGCCCTCTCCAAAGATTCATACTGA
- the uchl3 gene encoding ubiquitin carboxyl-terminal hydrolase isozyme L3 isoform X1, producing the protein MRPTWQFGDVYGLDPELLSMVPRPVCAVLLLFPVTEKYENFKQEEEEKLKDQPQEVSPDVYFIKQTIGNACGTIGLIHAVANNKAHLEFEPDSALKKFLEQTSKMTPEERATFLEKDESIRVTHESSAQEGQTEAPSLDEKVNLHFIAFVNVGGQLYELDGRKPFPIVHGKTSEDTFLEDAVAVCKIFMARDPQEVRFTIIALSKDSY; encoded by the exons ATGAGACCAACCTGGCAATTTGGAGATGTATATGGATTGGATCCAGAGCTTCTCAGCATGGTGCCAAGACCAGTGTGTGCAGTGCTGCTTCTCTTCCCGGTGACAGAGAAG TATGAAAATTTCaagcaagaagaggaagaaaaactcAAGGATCAGCCACAGGAGGTCTCTCCAGATGTCTACTTCATTAAGCAAACCATTGGAAATGCCTGTGGAACAATAGGATTAATTCATGCAGTGGCAAACAACAAGGCACACCTGGAATTTG aGCCAGATTCTGCTCTTAAGAAATTCCTTGAACAGACCTCTAAAATGACCCCAGAGGAAAGGGCCACCTTCCTGGAAAAAGATGAG agtaTACGTGTTACACATGAATCCAGTGCACAGGAGGGACAGACTGAG GCTCCGAGTTTAGACGAGAAAGTGAATCTGCATTTTATAGCTTTTGTGAATGTTGGCGGACAGTTATATGAACTGG ATGGCCGGAAGCCTTTCCCTATTGTCCACGGAAAAACTTCAGAGGATACTTTTCTCGAG GATGCTGTAGCGGTTTGTAAGATCTTCATGGCTCGCGACCCTCAGGAGGTTCGTTTCACCATCATTGCCCTCTCCAAAGATTCATACTGA